The Mangifera indica cultivar Alphonso chromosome 12, CATAS_Mindica_2.1, whole genome shotgun sequence DNA window ATTTGTTGTCCGCGAAGACGTTACACCCTATAAACTCTCTGCTCAATCACCTGTTAATGTacaaccaaaattcaccaacTGCTTTTATTTATGAGGCTACCCACGAAGTGACATTGTGGAAGTCTTCACTTTTTGGATATGTTACATAAGGATATGgtttatgttgtttttgtgATACAAAGtggaatattaaaataaaaccacCCCAGCCTGCCTGCTCTAGATTTTTGTTGCTTCatgctctttttcttttctttttctcttttaaagttaatttttctcttcaaatatGATGGAAGTTAACAGAATGGGTGGACACGGTATAGATGTAATTCTATCTTTTAAGTTGCCTTGGTTTTATGCTGATAATTGGTGCTAGTATCAGATTGATTTTTCTCTAATGGATCTGTTTTGCAGATGCATTTTGGCAGAAGCTAAAACTGGCAGCCAGGAGGAAGGTATACCTTGCTTGTTAGAACATCTTCTTAAGTGcaatttaattacattttgaTGTCTTATGACAATCTAGCAGATCCAAGGCATTTTAGCTCATGTTTACAGTTTGCCTATCAAGTCTAAGACAATGTTTATCTACTATTTCCATTCACTGAATCTGAGATTACCATTGGATGAGTGAtggaaataaattattcttttttacaatgtttataAGTCTGTCTTCTTTTGTGATACAAGCTTCTTTTAAGTTTATAGAAATTTGTAGTTAATGTCTTACTTATGGTGAAAACTGATTGCTGCTGGTGATGTGGTTTATAGGTAAGTGCTGCAGATGCAGAAAAGTTTTGCCAGGCTTTTGAACAACTTCACAAGAAACTTGTATGTGTAATGTACTACATAATCCTTGCATCATACAACAGCCTTCCTATGTTACTAGAGCAATGCAATtcctaattttttcaattttttccagGTCTATGGACTAAATTTGGATGCTGCTAGGAGCTTTATCAACTCATcaaaaagtttggaggaataGCTTTTTCCTGttctttcagattttctaaACAAGGTTGCTGATAATTTTTCAGATATTGAATTGCAATATTTGTCCAGTTTTGCTTTCCATGATTTTTATTTGCTGAAGTATAATTACTGCATGTCAATCTCCCTAGGCAGGACATCTCTAGATCCCTTGTGCTTCCCATTGTTATTCTTGAAGCTATTGAGGGGATCTTGAATCTTATGGTTGAGATGAAGTAGCATTATAATCTTGTTTACTTGCCCAGTAAGATCTTCATACAAGTACACTTAGATTCAAGAATCCTTACATATGTAGTTAGGTTTCACTACAACCATTTCTTTAccttcaatttatttgaaatttgaataaaagaaGCAAATTGAAAAAAGCCTTGTTTGTTGCATTTGCAATTTGTTTACTGAAATGCTCTAGCTTGTTGATTTCTGCGCTTGCTCTCTCAAGAATATCAAAACAGCATTCTCAAGTCCAACAACAGGTTTTAAATGTATTATAGAACACTAATATTCAGTCACAAGAATGCCCAAGACTTTGACAATGCC harbors:
- the LOC123192367 gene encoding uncharacterized protein LOC123192367; its protein translation is MDETEFRRLLDLFPVVRSRDYEAESDTSRQLISFSQKLNEWQDAWDEEDKKQMESRDAFWQKLKLAARRKVSAADAEKFCQAFEQLHKKLVYGLNLDAARSFINSSKSLEE